In a single window of the Trichoderma breve strain T069 chromosome 6, whole genome shotgun sequence genome:
- a CDS encoding las1-like domain-containing protein: protein MVQYVFTPWRDRQELLLVREQFYGSEALMQAVGGIQGGAAYSHHQQRNQDQRRGGVEGGRDADAEDQQRREEGQGLNQGDARRTTAAAAAKNHQTSREQGNGEKHKAVGRVSMWMQRGNCPHMVESTALLMAAVLSDEAAATGNAGASTYAVRAAYAAAFSRFVTGLLDGHQDKLRKQSMYSIAKNIGLPATFVELRHQATHEQLPSLAKLRSAARKALVWIWDYYWKHLGEAEKAKDPCRELVLSYLREDDEAARLRIMGQLRQWDLVYLQTTIAELQKTLPGNQVFLKCLKLSKDMAAMATEEANHPEPEGSGMPEEQEQGQEQEQDLDLDPDRSPEPNTGWSRYSGAWKPKPIGIA, encoded by the exons ATGGTGCAGTATGTGTTTACGCCTTGGCGAGACCGCCAGGAGCTGCTCCTTGTGCGGGAGCAGTTCTATGGCTCTGAGGCGTTGATGCAGGCCGTTGGTGGCATCCAGGGCGGCGCAGCTTACAGCCACCATCAGCAACGGAATCAGGACCAGAGGCGAGGAGGAGTCGAGGGTGGCAGAGACGCAGACGCCGAGGACCAGCAGCGTCGAGAGGAGGGGCAGGGCTTGAATCAGGGGGATGCACGGCGCACTaccgctgcggctgcggctaAGAATCACCAGACATCACGAGAGCAGGGAAACGGAGAGAAGCACAAGGCCGTGGGGCGAGTCTCCATGTGGATGCAGCGCGGCAACTGTCCGCACATGGTGGAGTCGACGGCACTGCTCATGGCTGCAGTCCTGAGTGACGAGGCCGCGGCCACGGGGAATGCAGGAGCATCGACGTATGCTGTGAGggctgcatatgcagctGCGTTTAGTCG CTTCGTCACAGGCTTGTTGGATGGGCATCAAGACAAGCTGCGTAAACAGAGCATGTACTCAATCGCCAAGAACATTGGCTTGCCGGCTACCTTTGTTGAGCTTAGGCATCAGGCCACGCATGAGCAGCTGCCATCCCTTGCTAAGCTGCGATCCGCCGCAAGAAAGGCTCTGGTCTGGATTTGGGACTACTACTGGAAGCACCTGGGGGAGGCagaaaaggccaaagatCCATGCAGGGAGCTGGTCTTGTCCTATCTGCgggaggacgacgaggcaGCAAGACTGAGAATCATGGGGCAGCTACGTCAGTGGGATCTTGTCTACTTGCAAACGACAATTGCCGAGCTGCAGAAGACGTTGCCTGGGAACCAAGTGTTTCTCAAGTGCTTGAAACTGTCCAAAGATATGGCGGCTATGGCCACCGAAGAGGCAAACCATCCGGAACCGGAGGGGAGTGGGATGCCggaggaacaggaacagggacaggaacaagagcaagatctGGACCTGGATCCGGACCGAAGCCCGGAGCCGAACACGGGATGGTCCCGTTATAGTGGTGCTTGGAAACCGAAACCCATTGGCATAGCGTGA
- a CDS encoding metallo-beta-lactamase superfamily domain-containing protein, producing MHIQSIPMWVGSSNNYAYLVIDDKSKDAVIIDPANPPEVAPILKDAISSGRINLTAIVNTHHHWDHAGGNKQLLSDLGNEKLAIIGGKDCEGVTRTPQHEETFKIGDISVKPVHTPCHTQDSICYYMEDSTGKAVFTGDTLFISGCGKFFEGNGAEMHEALNNRLGALPDDTVVYPGHEYTKSNVRFTISVSQTEPIKSLQAFAENNEVTTGKFTIGDEKKHNVFMRVQDPEIQKATGETDPVSVMSKLREMKNNFK from the exons ATGCATATTCAGTCGATTCCCATGT GGGTTGGCAGCTCCAACAACTATGCATATCTTGTGATTGACGACAAATCCAAAGATGCCGTCATTATTGATCCGGCAAACCCTCCAGA GGTTGCTCCTATCCTCAAGGATGCCATTTCATCTGGCAGGATTAACTTGACGGCCATTGTCAACACCCACCA CCACTGGGACCATGCTGGAGGCAACAAGCAACTG CTGTCCGATCTGGGCAACGAGaagctcgccatcatcgGTGGCAAAGACTGCGAAGGCGTCACCAGGACACCACAGCACGAGGAAACGTTCAAGATTGGAGACATTTCCGTTAAGCCTGTGCACACCCCTTGCCACACGCAGGACAGCATCTGCTATTACATGGAGGATTCAACCGGCAAGGCCGTCTTCACCGGCGACACACTCTTCATCAGTG GATGTGGCAAGTTTTTCGAGGGCAACGGGGCAGAGATGCACGAAGCCTTGAACAACCGCCTCGGAGCGCTGCCAGATGATACGGTTGTCTAT CCTGGACACGAATACACAAAGTCAAACGTCAGATTCACCATTTCCGTCTCTCAGACAGAGCCCATCAAGAGCCTCCAGGCTTTTGCCGAGAACAACGAGGTGACTACTGGCAAATTCACGATTGGCGATGAGAAG AAGCATAATGTCTTTATGAGAGTCCAG GACCCTGAGATTCAAAAGGCGACAGGCGAGACGGATCCCGTGTCTGTCATGAGCAAGctgagggagatgaagaacaacTTCAAGTGA